From Acidobacteriota bacterium, a single genomic window includes:
- a CDS encoding MG2 domain-containing protein, which translates to MKRLHVLFLLALVGFAPARLAAQALDQNAGPAFNVWSSQIYLTKDQSAFSLTYQNVDHLDFRVYRVVDPLAFFAGLRDPHQLGSEKPVVPQERTWLERIALWKASRRADVRMFLRAQVSHAYRLKQREAQDKEKVVQRQTLQYNTFAQVPLLNASRLVTSWRELLPLARDPETRRIPLDVHDPGVYLVEAVSAPLRAYTIVMVSDIGLVTKTAPGQILVYAAHRITGEPQKDCDVQTIVDRKVSNAGRTNQDGLVMAAVDAVRPESVVTVARCGSQVTATDPGGWAMREPARELTGYIYTDKPIYRPGHTTRIKAVLRWRANGQLVPLDAKQAEVSITDESDKVVYRDTRPIDAFGTLNTSFPVPAKGALGFYTITVTSGDEKATGHFEVQEYRKPEFEVTVVSPDRFVVQGRQASATITARYYFGQPVANGIVTYVVHKQPYYSPLRWGDESDEEGGGWWGGEEASEQSARLDEKGTVTVSIPLAVNDKGRDYSVRIEARVTDASSREVSGHTFVHATFGKFFITAQPDRFVQRPGTRAQVTMKVLDYLGAPQSGTTLRVALERLVYEKGRWDNPTVTSIADGTVQSDQDGRAEWAATLPAEPGTYRFRVSSDSEGRAVQDTASVWVSGARSDLVDESDTNLELVADKKSYQPGDTARLIIRGGEVTAPVLVTKEGQQISDYRVARVGKDSTIEVPVVEGDLGDTYVNVVFVSKDRLYRAEKRLKVPATSRQLQVAVAAEQNVSKPRQPGRFTLTVTDAVGQPVKAQLSVGVIDEAVYGVKPDDTPDPLRFFYRLNYSRVNTEFSRDYSFTGYAGAQQLLLTQRQRRRPLTLADFKGEKPRPQVRKDFPDAIFWTADLVTDAQGKANVEVPYPDALTTWRLTARAVTADTKVGAGLARTTTTKDLILRVVTPRFLTEGDTLDLPVIVHNFTTGDQTVSLTGKVTGLATGEAAGSAVDLSQPRTLQVAQNGEARIDWRMKASIVGTATVTGSATTPSDSDAVELPFPVLPFGLKRESGAAGSIVGAGEQTADLTIPDTANPAARTVRVQIAPSLAGPLLGALEYLTSYPYGCTEQTLSSFVPNLIARRALADLKLPVTESLKSLDRQVTEGLARIGDYQHDDGGWGWWKTDENHPFMTAYAVYGLLEAKAAGYKVDRWTIQRGLGALRRLYAEYPRAIPELKVYSTYVLLLGGAQGIAVESDDAEGKGWTQKTALDELWAARSRMTAYGQSLLLLALDLVKDVRGNDLAKELTASAQRKGDLAWWPTDHDPLLEDFTDTSVEATAFAVRALARRDPKNPLLEPAVRWLLLNRTYGIYWASTKQTAMVLYGLLDFMRARGETASDGEVDVLVNGTSIGTRRFTAAAITSPDPIELTAPARSGANAIRIVKRGGGAVYWAAQATYYDTTAAQERTGSRKLALQRCYFTLSPVTVKGRIVYRETPFAGTARPGDLLLVRLTTAGSKDWRYLMLEDPIPAGTEPIQQDQLYTLEQKRSFWWGSRREFRDSRVVFFLETFSEGRYEFSYLLKVTTPGIFRATPARISAMYVPDAMASSDTITVTVESAATGIATTPAAAPAKGGQQ; encoded by the coding sequence ATGAAACGACTACACGTGTTGTTCCTCCTGGCGCTCGTCGGGTTCGCGCCAGCAAGGCTCGCCGCACAGGCACTGGACCAGAATGCGGGGCCGGCCTTCAACGTGTGGAGCAGCCAGATCTATCTGACGAAAGATCAGTCGGCGTTCTCCCTGACCTACCAGAACGTCGACCATCTGGATTTCCGGGTATATCGGGTCGTTGATCCGCTTGCCTTCTTCGCCGGCTTGCGCGATCCCCACCAGTTGGGCAGCGAGAAGCCGGTAGTGCCCCAGGAACGGACGTGGCTCGAGCGCATCGCGCTCTGGAAGGCCTCGCGCCGTGCCGACGTGCGGATGTTCCTGCGCGCCCAGGTGAGCCACGCCTACCGACTCAAGCAGCGCGAGGCGCAGGACAAGGAGAAGGTCGTGCAGCGCCAGACGCTGCAGTACAACACGTTCGCGCAGGTGCCGTTGCTGAATGCGTCCCGCCTGGTGACGTCATGGCGCGAACTGCTGCCGCTCGCTCGTGATCCGGAGACACGGCGGATCCCGCTCGACGTGCACGATCCCGGCGTCTATCTCGTGGAAGCGGTCAGCGCCCCGCTCAGGGCCTACACGATCGTGATGGTCTCGGATATCGGGCTCGTCACGAAGACGGCGCCCGGGCAGATTCTCGTGTACGCCGCGCACCGTATCACCGGTGAACCACAGAAGGATTGCGACGTCCAGACGATCGTCGATCGGAAGGTCAGCAACGCCGGCAGGACCAATCAAGACGGCCTGGTGATGGCGGCGGTCGACGCGGTCCGGCCCGAGTCGGTCGTCACCGTCGCGCGGTGCGGATCGCAGGTGACGGCCACCGACCCCGGCGGCTGGGCGATGCGCGAGCCAGCGCGTGAACTCACCGGATACATTTACACCGACAAGCCCATCTACCGGCCCGGCCACACGACCCGGATCAAGGCCGTGCTGCGGTGGCGCGCCAACGGACAGTTGGTGCCGCTTGACGCGAAACAGGCGGAGGTCTCGATTACCGATGAGAGCGACAAGGTCGTGTACCGCGACACCCGCCCCATCGATGCGTTTGGCACCCTGAACACGTCGTTCCCCGTCCCGGCGAAGGGGGCACTGGGCTTCTACACGATCACGGTCACATCCGGTGATGAAAAGGCGACCGGACATTTCGAGGTGCAGGAGTACCGGAAACCCGAGTTCGAGGTGACCGTCGTCAGCCCGGATCGCTTTGTGGTGCAGGGTCGCCAGGCCTCGGCCACCATCACGGCCCGGTACTATTTTGGCCAGCCGGTCGCCAATGGCATCGTGACGTACGTCGTCCACAAGCAGCCGTACTATTCGCCGCTACGCTGGGGTGACGAGAGCGACGAGGAAGGCGGCGGGTGGTGGGGCGGCGAGGAGGCCAGCGAACAGTCGGCGCGGCTCGATGAAAAGGGCACGGTGACGGTGTCGATTCCGCTCGCCGTCAACGACAAGGGCCGCGACTACTCCGTCCGCATCGAGGCGCGCGTCACCGATGCGAGCAGCCGCGAGGTGAGCGGCCACACGTTCGTGCACGCGACGTTCGGAAAGTTCTTCATCACGGCCCAGCCCGATCGATTCGTGCAGCGACCCGGAACGCGGGCGCAAGTCACGATGAAGGTGCTCGACTATCTAGGCGCCCCGCAGTCAGGAACCACCCTGCGCGTGGCCCTGGAACGGCTCGTCTACGAAAAGGGGCGGTGGGACAATCCGACCGTCACCTCGATCGCGGACGGTACAGTGCAGTCCGACCAGGACGGACGGGCCGAATGGGCGGCCACCCTGCCAGCCGAACCCGGCACGTATCGATTCCGCGTCTCAAGCGACAGCGAGGGCAGAGCCGTGCAGGACACGGCGAGTGTGTGGGTGTCCGGCGCGCGATCGGACCTGGTCGATGAGTCCGACACCAATCTCGAACTGGTGGCCGACAAGAAGTCCTACCAACCTGGAGACACCGCACGATTGATCATTCGAGGGGGCGAGGTGACGGCCCCCGTCCTGGTCACCAAGGAAGGCCAGCAGATCTCCGACTATCGCGTAGCCCGCGTCGGCAAGGACAGCACCATCGAGGTCCCGGTCGTCGAGGGCGACCTCGGCGACACATACGTGAATGTCGTGTTCGTCAGCAAGGATCGGCTGTACCGGGCCGAAAAGCGACTGAAAGTGCCCGCCACGTCACGACAACTGCAAGTGGCGGTCGCTGCCGAGCAGAACGTGTCGAAGCCCAGGCAACCCGGCCGGTTCACGCTCACCGTCACCGACGCCGTCGGGCAGCCCGTGAAGGCGCAATTGAGCGTTGGCGTCATCGACGAAGCCGTGTATGGCGTCAAACCTGATGACACGCCGGATCCGCTGCGGTTCTTCTACCGGCTGAACTACAGCCGGGTCAACACGGAGTTCTCTCGCGACTATTCGTTTACCGGCTACGCCGGGGCGCAGCAGTTGCTGCTCACCCAGCGGCAGCGGCGCCGCCCGTTGACCCTGGCCGACTTCAAGGGCGAAAAGCCCCGGCCCCAGGTGCGCAAGGACTTCCCCGACGCGATCTTCTGGACGGCCGATCTCGTCACCGATGCACAGGGCAAGGCCAACGTCGAGGTGCCCTACCCCGACGCACTCACCACGTGGCGGCTGACGGCGCGCGCCGTGACGGCCGACACGAAGGTCGGTGCGGGACTCGCGCGGACGACTACCACCAAGGACCTGATCCTGCGCGTCGTCACGCCGCGTTTCCTGACCGAAGGCGACACGCTCGACCTGCCGGTTATCGTGCACAACTTCACAACCGGCGATCAGACCGTCAGCCTCACGGGCAAGGTCACCGGACTCGCCACCGGCGAGGCGGCTGGCTCCGCCGTTGATCTGTCGCAACCGCGCACGTTGCAGGTCGCGCAAAACGGTGAGGCCCGCATCGACTGGCGGATGAAAGCCTCGATCGTGGGAACGGCCACGGTGACCGGGTCGGCGACGACGCCATCCGATTCGGACGCGGTCGAACTGCCGTTCCCCGTGCTGCCCTTCGGGCTCAAGCGCGAATCCGGCGCCGCCGGTTCCATCGTCGGCGCGGGTGAACAGACCGCCGACCTGACCATCCCCGACACGGCCAATCCCGCGGCCCGCACCGTGCGGGTCCAGATCGCGCCTTCGCTGGCAGGCCCGCTGCTTGGCGCGTTGGAGTACCTCACGTCGTATCCATACGGATGCACGGAGCAGACACTCTCGAGCTTCGTGCCCAATCTGATCGCGCGGCGCGCGCTGGCGGATCTTAAGCTCCCGGTGACCGAGAGTCTCAAGTCGCTCGACAGGCAAGTCACCGAAGGACTCGCCCGCATTGGCGACTACCAGCACGATGATGGCGGATGGGGATGGTGGAAGACCGACGAGAACCACCCGTTCATGACGGCGTACGCTGTCTACGGACTTCTCGAAGCGAAGGCCGCCGGCTACAAAGTCGACCGGTGGACTATTCAGAGGGGCCTGGGTGCCCTGCGGCGATTGTATGCCGAGTACCCGCGCGCGATCCCGGAATTGAAGGTCTACAGCACATACGTGCTTCTGCTGGGCGGGGCGCAGGGAATCGCCGTTGAGAGCGACGACGCGGAGGGAAAGGGCTGGACCCAGAAAACGGCGCTCGATGAACTGTGGGCCGCGCGAAGCCGCATGACGGCCTACGGCCAGAGCCTCCTTCTGCTCGCACTCGATCTCGTGAAAGACGTGCGCGGCAACGACCTGGCCAAAGAACTGACGGCCTCGGCGCAGCGCAAAGGCGACCTCGCCTGGTGGCCCACGGACCATGATCCGCTGCTCGAGGACTTCACCGACACCAGCGTCGAGGCGACCGCGTTCGCCGTGCGTGCGCTCGCCCGGCGCGATCCGAAGAACCCCCTGCTCGAACCGGCCGTGCGGTGGCTGCTGCTCAACCGGACGTATGGCATCTACTGGGCCAGCACCAAGCAAACCGCCATGGTGCTCTACGGTTTGCTCGACTTCATGAGGGCGCGAGGCGAGACCGCGAGCGATGGCGAGGTGGACGTGCTGGTCAACGGCACATCCATCGGCACACGACGCTTCACTGCCGCGGCAATCACGTCTCCCGATCCAATTGAGCTGACCGCTCCCGCACGCTCGGGCGCCAATGCCATTCGCATCGTCAAGCGGGGCGGCGGCGCCGTCTACTGGGCGGCGCAGGCGACCTACTACGACACCACAGCGGCGCAGGAGCGCACGGGCTCGCGCAAGCTCGCGCTGCAACGCTGCTACTTCACCCTGTCTCCAGTGACCGTCAAAGGCCGCATCGTCTACCGGGAAACGCCGTTTGCCGGCACGGCCCGACCCGGGGACCTGCTGCTCGTGCGACTGACCACGGCAGGTTCGAAGGACTGGCGCTACCTCATGCTGGAGGATCCGATACCGGCTGGCACCGAACCGATCCAGCAGGACCAGTTGTACACGCTGGAGCAGAAGCGATCCTTCTGGTGGGGCAGCCGGCGGGAGTTCCGCGACAGTCGTGTCGTGTTCTTTCTGGAAACGTTCAGCGAGGGCCGTTACGAGTTTAGCTATCTGCTGAAAGTCACGACGCCGGGCATCTTCCGCGCGACGCCGGCGCGCATCTCCGCGATGTATGTACCGGATGCCATGGCCTCGAGCGATACGATTACTGTGACGGTGGAATCGGCAGCGACGGGGATAGCGACGACGCCGGCCGCCGCACCGGCCAAGGGAGGTCAGCAGTGA
- a CDS encoding DUF1175 family protein — translation MAVEREVARMVAGMAGRLATGLVGLVLVAAAAQAQIRFSDETDRGAFRSWFTFLADTQFYRHTTDVADCAGLVRYAVREAMRVHTPEWHRLAGLPLSPPFADVRSRPQPRPDGWPLFRVDDHRYAEFADARTIITLNSRSVGRDTGALRPADLLYFRQENQRAQDHLMVYVGPSFFERDGQDWIVYHTGPTDGTPGEVRKTRLTDLLRHPAARWRPILQNPSFVGIYRLAWL, via the coding sequence ATGGCTGTCGAGCGAGAGGTAGCGCGTATGGTCGCCGGGATGGCCGGGCGACTGGCGACGGGGCTCGTCGGCCTCGTGCTGGTCGCTGCTGCCGCGCAGGCCCAGATCAGATTTAGCGACGAAACCGACCGCGGCGCGTTCCGATCCTGGTTCACGTTTCTGGCCGACACGCAGTTCTACCGCCACACCACCGACGTCGCCGACTGCGCGGGTCTGGTCCGCTACGCCGTTCGCGAGGCGATGCGCGTGCACACGCCTGAGTGGCACCGGCTCGCCGGCCTCCCCCTTTCTCCGCCCTTCGCGGATGTGCGCTCGCGACCGCAGCCTCGCCCGGACGGGTGGCCGCTATTCCGCGTCGACGACCACCGCTACGCGGAGTTCGCGGATGCGCGGACCATCATTACGCTGAACAGCCGCAGTGTCGGGCGCGACACCGGGGCCTTGCGCCCCGCCGATCTCCTCTATTTCAGGCAGGAGAACCAGCGCGCCCAGGACCACTTGATGGTGTACGTCGGCCCCTCGTTTTTTGAGCGGGACGGACAGGACTGGATCGTCTACCATACAGGTCCGACCGACGGGACCCCGGGCGAAGTACGGAAGACCCGGCTGACCGACTTATTGCGCCATCCCGCCGCGCGTTGGCGACCGATCCTGCAGAACCCTTCGTTTGTTGGCATCTATCGACTGGCCTGGCTATGA